GAATCACTGATCGGGATGAACCGGAATCACTGATCGACATGAACCGGAATCGGTGATCGGATCGAACCGGAATCGGTGATCGGGTTGAAGCATATTCAGTGATCGAAATGACCGGAATACACGTCTTTTGCGGTCTAAGACGAAATAGGATTGTAGAGGATACAAAAACCATCCATCGAAATCTCTCGGAAAGTAGACGCTGACTGGGAATATACGGCAATAACGTGATGGAATGAAGTAGTTTCGCTTTGCACCTTGACAACTTCATAAGCAAATTGGTCGGGTGGTTGATCTTGCCCCAAAAAAGGGTACGTTGAACTGGAACCGGATGGACCACCGATTACGGTAAATCATGGTAATTAGCTGTTCTTATTTTATGGCCTGCGGGGTAAATGAGCACACCGTTTTCGGAGATGATGATCTTATCCGGGTACTTTCGATTACCCGTATTGCCAAGATTAAGGTCAATGATGGGTGCTATGTTCCAGAAATGATGCAGTTTGTATATCGCATAGGCGTCATGGGCGGAATCATAAATTGCCCGGGCAAAGGTAAAGTCGGGTAAAAGTTGACGTAGACGACTAAGACAAAAGACCGAAAACGGTCCATCGTGCCTATTTGCTTGAGCGACGTCCAACAACAGGGGTAGATCATAGTTACCATCACAGGTACTGTAAACGCACGTAGATGGAATAACCATAGAAGTAGACTTCACTGTAACTATCCCAGCCCCATCGTGCGTCAGGATCTGAATAGATGCGTTTGCAATCACAAGAGAATATCCTTTGCTTTCGGCATGTGCATGTTGGTTTACCATAGGGGCTACTGCCAGATTCCACCGGGGTACCGTCCCCACTAATGGTGAGATTATTAGTATCCCCAAGAAGTTTTAATTGTGCGGAAGGAAGGACGGCAACCTGGGTAAAGAGCTTTTGGAATAGGCTCTGTGGACAATGATGGGCAGTTCTACCTTCCATCGCCTTGTCCACAATTTGGGCCACAATACCATCATGACGCGGTTTTAGCTTCTTGCCCTTTTTCTGAGGTTTACGAGGCTTTCGATTCTTTACTCTAGGACGTTTCTGTTGAGGCTCCTCGAGCCATAGGCGGTCAAGGAAGTCGTAGAATGTACCGATGCCCGGATCGTGGCCATCCTCAAACCCACATGCCATTACCAGAACGGGGTCACTTCGCAAGACTTTAACCCAGCTGGTAACCGAATCATGCCTGTAATGGTTCATGGCCACAAGAGCTCTGAGAATCTGCGGTTGATTAACCGCAGGTCGTCCACCTTGGCCATAGTACGGCGCCAGCAATTCTAAAACCGGATCCAGGTCCAGGTACCAAAGTTTGCTAATTAAAGCGTCATGGTATTCGAGATTTCCAGCGTGGTTAGTATAGAGTTCGATCCACCTTTCAGTAACAAATTGCTGATACTCGGCATGACTTTGCCAAAACACAAGCATAGAAAATCCCCTCCAGGACAGTAATGGTATAAAATGGTAATCCTACATGTCCATTATTGGGGCGTTTTGGAAAAGTCAAGTCCGGTACAGGGCCGCATAGACCCAATTACGCTGATAATAAAGTCTATACGACCATAACCTCGCTAGACCGCAAACTATTGCTTATGAAGAATGTCAGGGAAAGTGGGGGTGAAACACAGGGCTATAGAACCACAGTTTTGCTTTACATGCAGGTTTAGAGTTTCCGTGAGATTTCCTATCCCGTACGGAGGTGTCCATGTGAGAAAGATCGCTAGGCTGTGTTTATGGTTAAGGACCTGCTACCTGAGTAATCCAGTTCGCCTTATTGTATATTTACTGGCAAACGTTGGAGCAGTATTCCTTGGTGCTTCATTCCTGGTTTTTTCGGGAAGGTTGATTGATCAAGTGGTCGCTATGTTTCAGGATGGGGTAGATGCTGATCCATATGCATTGCTTGCACAAATGATCGGTATTGGGGTCTTAACGGCTGCTTTTCGCTTCATATCAGCGGTTGCCGAGAAACGCCTTACTGATGACCTGGAAAGACATCTTTCGGAGCGTTTCTTCAATGTCGTTCAGGGAGCAGACTTCTTATTGTTTGAAAGACAGAGTTTCCAAGAGAAAATGAAAGCTGCTAGGATGGTTACTAGCGGCGCAGTAATGTGGATGGTAATGCATTTCTCTCAGATACTATCATTGGCGGCTGCGGTAATTGCCTATCTTTCTATATTAAGAACCACTTCATTTAGCGCCATGATTATGGCTGGGCTATCGTGTCTGGCAATGTCCGTTTTTGGAAGCATGAAACGTTTTAAGACCCGCCATCAGGCACGGTTGGCTCTCATTGAACGCGAAAGGAAACTTTCATATATTGAAGACCTCGTATTCTCATCTCAAGTCGCGAAAGAGATTCACACCTTCAATCTATTCAGCGCCCTAAAGAACGAATGGGACTTTAGATTTGGAGAGATTCAGAGTGAGCAAATCTCAATGGCAAGAAAGGATATTGATGCTAATCTCGTTCTCAACTCGTTTCCAGTTCTTCTGACCATGATGTTACTTGCGAGTTCGTTTTATCTGGGTCATATAGATTCGCCGGGCAAGTTTACGGTTGTACTGGCTGCTTTCACAGTCCTAATGGGAAGCATCAAGGATGTCGGAAAGGCAGTCAGCGATTTCTACGAGGCTTCGGTCCATCTGGAACTACTTGGTGATTTCGAGAAGTTAGGAGAGAACTCGGAAATCACGTTTTCTGAGTCCAGCGGTGAGGGCATCCATGAAAACATAATTGAGTTGAGCGATGTTTCCTTCACATATGACAATGGTAAGACATACTCTCTAACTGGCATTGACCTTGCGGTGAAGAAAGGTAAGGTTGTTGCTGTGGTTGGTGAAAACGGTGCGGGGAAGTCTACTCTTGCTAACATAGTGTTGGGTCTATATAGACCAGAAAAAGGTAGCATTAGGGTGAGGGGAGAAGACCCATATCACAGTGGATGTAATGACCCAAAGGTGATATCGATATCGCAGACGTTTGGGCGATACTTTGGGCTTACCTTGAAGGAAAATGTGGCCTTCGGGCTGGACGGGGGCAGGTTGTCCCTGGATGATGATCTTGCGGCTCTCTTTAACAAAGTAGGATTGGATTGCCATGACGTTCTAGACCTAGTCGTCGGCAATCAATTTGATGGTATTGATCTCTCAGGAGGACAATGGCAGAGAATAGCCATTCTAAGGTCATTTATAGATTCCGCCGAAATTGTAATCTTCGATGAACCTACAGCTGCCCTAGATCCGCTCTCGGAAATTGAAGTATTTGATGCGCTGATGAACACGCATAAGGGGAAAACCATTATCCTAATAACTCATCGTCTCGGAGTTGCGAGAAGAGCTGACGAAATAGTGGTGTTGCATGATGGTGAAATAGTTGAGAGCGGAAGCCATGAATCGTTGATGGCACAAGAAGGTCGTTATAGGGAGATGTTTGATTCGCAGGCGCAATGGTATAGCGGTACACAAGGTGGTGATTTACTTGCTCAACACGGTTAAGGTAAACAAACTTCGGTGCTTTGGCAGGATGCTTTTCAAGCTTGTAAGGATACAACCTATTCCCGCAGGTCTTTTGGCGATTCTTTCCATAATTCAAGGAGTGTTGCCAGCTATTGAGGTAGTCGTAATTGCACAAATCTCAAAATACATCGTGCAGGGCCTTGATTCTGGATTCCATTCGGTTATACAGTGGTTGATTCTATTATTGATATGTCGAGTTGGAAGAGAGATTTTGGCTTTTTCTTCTCAGCGAGTATCTCTGTGCATTAAGAGAAAGGCAGCGAAGGAACTCAAAGAAGATCTAGTTGACAACATCATGACCACAGATGTCCGGCAGAGGGAAAAAAGGGAGTTTTCTGATACGATAGTTCGGGCCCAACAAGCTATTGATCCAGTGCGTTTGATATATTTGTTTGAAAGGGTTCCTGCCTTCGTTTCCCAGTTTCTGACTGCGGTATCGCTGTGTCTGTTGCTTTTCCACGTGAACTGGGCACTGCCAGTAATAAATGTGACTGTTTTGATCACTTGCGCTCTTTTGCAGTCCAGACTCAGTAAGTACTATTTTGACGGCTTCAGACGAACGTCGAAAGAAGAAAGGATGTTGGGAGCTTACTCCTCAGCTCTAATGACTAAGAATACTGTCGCTGAATTGAGGGTTCTCAGGAGATATGATTGGATGTTGGCAAAATGGCGAGCGTTTGATACGGATTACAAACAGAAACTCCAGAGGAAGCACAACGTACGCGAGTTAGCTGGGAAGGTTATTGGGTTTGTTATGCAATACGGAGTACCTGCTCTTTCAGTCTCGATCGTGCTCATTTCGAGAGGCCTCGTGCTCGAGAATGTCATTATCGCTTTGCAGTCGTCAATGGCATTAGCTGGAGCAGTATATTACCTGGTTCTCGATTTCTCATCTTATACCGATTCAATTGAACTATACTCTGATTATTGCCGTTTTTTTGATACAAGGCGGCCAGCATCTCTGGGTAACCCAATTGAGTCTGATGGTGTCGAAATTGACTGTAGAGATGTTACGTTTTCCTACCATGATAATCACCAATTGGCCGTGGATGATGTTACATTAAAGGTTCGTCCTAGCGAAAAAATTGTCTTGGTAGGTGAAAATGGTTCCGGCAAGACAACCTTAGTCAAACTTATTCTAGGATTGTATAAACCTTCTTCTGGGACGATAGAACTTGGAAAACAACTATCACTGGACGGGAACTGTGCGAAAATCTCAGCGGTATTTCAAGACTTCACGAAATACTATCTTTCTCTTCGCCACAATGTAGGGTACGGAGAAGTATCATTGATGAACAAGGATCACGAACTATA
The sequence above is drawn from the Limnochordia bacterium genome and encodes:
- a CDS encoding transposase, whose translation is MLVFWQSHAEYQQFVTERWIELYTNHAGNLEYHDALISKLWYLDLDPVLELLAPYYGQGGRPAVNQPQILRALVAMNHYRHDSVTSWVKVLRSDPVLVMACGFEDGHDPGIGTFYDFLDRLWLEEPQQKRPRVKNRKPRKPQKKGKKLKPRHDGIVAQIVDKAMEGRTAHHCPQSLFQKLFTQVAVLPSAQLKLLGDTNNLTISGDGTPVESGSSPYGKPTCTCRKQRIFSCDCKRIYSDPDARWGWDSYSEVYFYGYSIYVRLQYL
- a CDS encoding ABC transporter ATP-binding protein/permease → MRKIARLCLWLRTCYLSNPVRLIVYLLANVGAVFLGASFLVFSGRLIDQVVAMFQDGVDADPYALLAQMIGIGVLTAAFRFISAVAEKRLTDDLERHLSERFFNVVQGADFLLFERQSFQEKMKAARMVTSGAVMWMVMHFSQILSLAAAVIAYLSILRTTSFSAMIMAGLSCLAMSVFGSMKRFKTRHQARLALIERERKLSYIEDLVFSSQVAKEIHTFNLFSALKNEWDFRFGEIQSEQISMARKDIDANLVLNSFPVLLTMMLLASSFYLGHIDSPGKFTVVLAAFTVLMGSIKDVGKAVSDFYEASVHLELLGDFEKLGENSEITFSESSGEGIHENIIELSDVSFTYDNGKTYSLTGIDLAVKKGKVVAVVGENGAGKSTLANIVLGLYRPEKGSIRVRGEDPYHSGCNDPKVISISQTFGRYFGLTLKENVAFGLDGGRLSLDDDLAALFNKVGLDCHDVLDLVVGNQFDGIDLSGGQWQRIAILRSFIDSAEIVIFDEPTAALDPLSEIEVFDALMNTHKGKTIILITHRLGVARRADEIVVLHDGEIVESGSHESLMAQEGRYREMFDSQAQWYSGTQGGDLLAQHG
- a CDS encoding ABC transporter ATP-binding protein/permease, with the protein product MLNTVKVNKLRCFGRMLFKLVRIQPIPAGLLAILSIIQGVLPAIEVVVIAQISKYIVQGLDSGFHSVIQWLILLLICRVGREILAFSSQRVSLCIKRKAAKELKEDLVDNIMTTDVRQREKREFSDTIVRAQQAIDPVRLIYLFERVPAFVSQFLTAVSLCLLLFHVNWALPVINVTVLITCALLQSRLSKYYFDGFRRTSKEERMLGAYSSALMTKNTVAELRVLRRYDWMLAKWRAFDTDYKQKLQRKHNVRELAGKVIGFVMQYGVPALSVSIVLISRGLVLENVIIALQSSMALAGAVYYLVLDFSSYTDSIELYSDYCRFFDTRRPASLGNPIESDGVEIDCRDVTFSYHDNHQLAVDDVTLKVRPSEKIVLVGENGSGKTTLVKLILGLYKPSSGTIELGKQLSLDGNCAKISAVFQDFTKYYLSLRHNVGYGEVSLMNKDHELYDVLKKVNLAEEDYITRLDEQLGPQFGGRDFSHGQWQKIAVARGCLRRNHGLSVFDEPTASLDPITESQIIKSFLELIGDSTCIFVSHRLSSVKLADRIIVMKSGRIIEEGTHKELMALGGEYYRMFDQQAKMYA